A single region of the Halopiger xanaduensis SH-6 genome encodes:
- a CDS encoding Rid family detoxifying hydrolase, whose product MPRVISTDDAPAAVGAYSQATVAGNLLFTAGQLPLTPNGELLEDAPVAEQTRQCLENVDAILAAEDATLADVCKVTIYLDDIDDFDAMNEAYAAYFDDEPPARSAVEVGRVPKGAALEIEAVASLA is encoded by the coding sequence ATGCCACGCGTTATCAGTACCGACGATGCGCCCGCGGCCGTCGGCGCGTACAGTCAGGCGACCGTCGCCGGCAACCTCCTGTTTACCGCCGGTCAGCTCCCGCTGACGCCGAACGGCGAGTTGCTCGAGGACGCACCGGTCGCCGAGCAGACCCGGCAGTGTCTCGAGAACGTCGACGCGATCCTCGCGGCGGAAGACGCGACGCTCGCGGACGTCTGTAAAGTCACCATCTACCTCGATGACATCGACGATTTCGACGCGATGAACGAGGCCTACGCGGCGTACTTCGACGACGAGCCGCCGGCCCGCAGCGCCGTCGAAGTCGGCCGCGTGCCGAAAGGTGCGGCCCTCGAGATCGAAGCCGTCGCGTCGCTGGCGTGA
- the samp2 gene encoding ubiquitin-like small modifier protein SAMP2, which translates to MHVTVDVKGEGTHEFDLEALESAGEPDGDSGPTYADLLREVGLSPHEVSVLVDGRPVPEDQPVESDYVTVLRLIKGG; encoded by the coding sequence ATGCACGTCACCGTCGACGTCAAGGGCGAGGGCACCCACGAATTCGACCTCGAGGCGCTCGAGTCCGCCGGGGAGCCGGACGGGGACAGCGGGCCGACGTACGCCGATCTGCTCCGGGAAGTCGGCCTGAGCCCCCACGAAGTGAGCGTCCTCGTCGACGGGCGACCGGTGCCCGAGGACCAGCCGGTCGAGAGCGATTACGTGACGGTGTTGCGGTTGATCAAGGGCGGATAA
- a CDS encoding replication factor C small subunit: MSEAEADADPDAEAAEPTPGKTEVWIEKYRPERLDEIKGHEDIIPRLKNYVEQDDLPHLMFAGPAGTGKTTAAQAIAREIYDDDWRENFLELNASDQRGIDVVRDRIKDFARSSFGGYDHRIIFLDEADALTSDAQSALRRTMEQFSNNTRFILSCNYSSQIIDPIQSRCAVFRFTELTDNAIEAQVREIAADQDIEVTDDGVDALVYAADGDMRKAINALQAAAVMGETVDEETVFAITATARPEEVEEMVGHAIDGDFTAARAALEDLLTDRGLAGGDVIDQLHRSAWEFDIPEQATVRLLERLGEVDYRITEGANERLQLEAMLASLALEEQA, encoded by the coding sequence ATGAGCGAGGCCGAGGCCGACGCCGACCCCGACGCCGAGGCGGCGGAGCCAACACCCGGAAAGACCGAAGTCTGGATCGAGAAGTACCGTCCGGAGCGGCTCGACGAGATCAAGGGCCACGAGGACATCATCCCGCGGCTCAAAAACTACGTCGAGCAGGACGACCTCCCCCACCTCATGTTCGCAGGGCCGGCCGGCACCGGCAAAACGACCGCCGCGCAGGCCATCGCCCGCGAGATCTACGACGACGACTGGCGGGAGAACTTCCTCGAGTTGAACGCCTCCGACCAGCGCGGAATCGACGTCGTCCGCGACCGGATCAAGGACTTCGCGCGCTCCTCCTTCGGCGGCTACGACCACCGCATCATCTTCTTGGACGAGGCTGACGCCCTGACCTCCGACGCCCAGTCCGCGCTGCGCCGGACGATGGAGCAGTTCTCCAACAACACCCGCTTCATCCTCTCGTGTAACTACTCGAGCCAGATCATCGACCCGATCCAGTCTCGCTGTGCAGTCTTCCGGTTTACCGAACTGACGGACAACGCCATCGAGGCGCAGGTCCGCGAAATCGCAGCCGATCAGGACATCGAAGTCACCGACGACGGCGTCGACGCCCTCGTCTACGCCGCGGACGGCGACATGCGCAAGGCGATCAACGCCCTGCAGGCCGCCGCGGTGATGGGCGAGACTGTCGACGAGGAGACCGTCTTCGCGATCACCGCGACGGCCCGCCCCGAGGAAGTCGAGGAGATGGTCGGCCACGCCATCGACGGCGACTTCACCGCCGCTCGCGCGGCCCTCGAGGACTTGCTGACCGACCGCGGCCTCGCCGGCGGCGACGTCATCGACCAGCTCCACCGCTCCGCGTGGGAGTTCGACATCCCCGAGCAGGCGACGGTCCGACTGCTCGAGCGACTCGGCGAGGTCGACTATCGCATTACGGAGGGCGCGAACGAGCGCCTGCAACTCGAGGCGATGCTGGCGTCGCTGGCGCTCGAGGAGCAGGCGTAG
- a CDS encoding serine hydroxymethyltransferase: MSDHLKDVDPAVADAVAGERERQESTLGMIASENHASEAVLAAQGTALTNKYAEGYPGARYYGGCEHVDEIERLAIERAKSLWGADHVNVQPHSGTQANMGVYFAALEPGETILSLDLTHGGHLSHGHHVNFSGQLYEVEQYEVDPETGYIDYDKLAEQAREVDPAMIVSGSSAYPREFDWERVGEIAESVDAYHLADIAHITGLVAADVHSSPVDHADFVTGSTHKTIRAGRGGIIMCDEEHADDVDSAVFPGSQGGPLMHNIAGKAVGFGEASTPAFEEYAERTVENAAVLADVFRDRGLSLVSGGTDKHLVLVDLRDSHPDLTGKDAEEALAEVGVVVNKNTVPGETRSPFVTSGVRIGTPALTTRGFGPEEIERVGRCIADVIDAPDDDATLERVSETVDELCEQFPVYG; the protein is encoded by the coding sequence ATGTCGGACCACCTCAAAGATGTCGATCCGGCGGTCGCGGACGCCGTCGCCGGCGAGCGCGAGCGCCAGGAGTCGACGCTCGGCATGATCGCCTCGGAGAACCACGCTTCGGAAGCCGTCCTGGCCGCCCAGGGAACCGCACTGACGAACAAGTACGCCGAGGGGTACCCCGGCGCGCGCTACTACGGCGGCTGCGAGCACGTCGACGAGATCGAACGGCTCGCGATCGAGCGCGCGAAGTCGCTGTGGGGCGCCGATCACGTCAACGTCCAGCCCCACTCGGGCACCCAGGCGAACATGGGCGTCTACTTCGCCGCCTTGGAGCCCGGCGAGACGATCCTGTCGCTCGACCTCACCCACGGCGGCCACCTCAGCCACGGCCACCACGTCAACTTCTCGGGGCAGCTCTACGAGGTCGAACAGTACGAGGTCGACCCCGAGACGGGCTACATCGACTACGACAAACTGGCCGAGCAGGCCCGCGAGGTCGACCCCGCGATGATCGTCAGCGGCTCCTCGGCCTACCCCCGCGAGTTCGACTGGGAGCGCGTCGGCGAGATCGCCGAATCGGTCGACGCGTACCACCTCGCCGACATCGCCCACATCACGGGACTCGTGGCGGCGGACGTCCACTCGAGTCCCGTCGACCACGCGGACTTCGTCACCGGCAGCACGCACAAGACGATCCGCGCGGGTCGCGGCGGGATCATCATGTGCGACGAGGAGCACGCCGACGACGTCGACAGCGCGGTCTTCCCCGGGAGTCAGGGCGGGCCGCTCATGCACAACATCGCGGGCAAGGCCGTCGGGTTCGGGGAGGCGTCGACGCCCGCCTTCGAGGAGTACGCCGAGCGAACCGTCGAGAACGCGGCCGTACTCGCGGACGTTTTCCGCGACCGCGGCCTGTCGCTGGTCTCCGGCGGCACCGACAAACACCTCGTACTCGTCGACCTGCGCGACTCGCATCCCGATCTCACCGGGAAGGACGCCGAGGAAGCGCTCGCCGAGGTCGGCGTCGTCGTCAACAAGAACACCGTCCCCGGGGAGACCAGATCCCCGTTCGTCACCAGCGGCGTCCGGATCGGCACGCCCGCGCTGACGACCCGCGGGTTCGGCCCCGAGGAGATCGAACGGGTCGGCCGCTGCATCGCCGACGTGATCGACGCGCCCGACGACGACGCGACGCTCGAGCGCGTCTCGGAGACGGTCGACGAGCTCTGCGAGCAGTTCCCCGTGTACGGGTAG
- a CDS encoding GAF domain-containing protein — MAHPSPRHRSRTILYAAPTEDAAREGAAALERAATAADPEREPTVHPLESIDRLRELAPDADCVVVRERDANGTEPRLSRSLLEIASACGATPLVLFTDASYASSVTRSAEGIDGYVRQGTEDAVVHLADEIDRVCHSESIDDEPEPEADDASSADGYDDDAVQELLEEHGRNRDVLEAVDEEPLATDETGSDDESGETDASSADSEPEREPERDEGEDDEPVDEAAETDRETETKTESEPEPEAATESDSNAARKAKAGTDPNTEPNSEPETGSDGEQKAEAETDPGPDPAAKPRTKADPNQKAQTDSRSTPTGNDATETATAILETAATLVTCHDRERLFELLVDGAVEILGYEYCWLSTVHFGELVPRATAPAVPADRLESTPVDGPLGEAFRTGASTRIDELDGRAEIEPPFAGVRSLCSVPVSDFGVLRVAAAEANAFDENDVVLLERLCRTAAAVLERNWHEMGVVNDRNRLEREVDRLERERDQYAAGTERLANERDRLAAERDQLLALVEDVNKPTLRYEIVDGEPVIRDVNAAVKTVFGDDPAALDGTPVDEYVVPQGLEERAATLTEALQADEQRQLLDRRETVDGVRDFMLTVVPLERAAAADGAARDGSDHAGLLVYEDITEDKRRELELAAATERLERVASLLDEDVENPLQVAHSYLELAAKSGKNEHFDAIADAHGKLDDRLAAIEDVATWDDAADTEPVALHDVARHAWTGIETGEARLVTEDDLILEANRDRLHELFEFVVRSALEIDSDGDDAAAPVTVTVGATDDGFYVAGDRPAASGTDDGRQEAPTPGRLTASDGAGLQLELVEQVADEHGWDVGVAEDEDGTAFAFRGVDAISVNRDRV; from the coding sequence ATGGCACACCCGTCACCCCGTCACCGATCGCGAACGATCCTCTACGCGGCCCCGACCGAGGACGCGGCCCGCGAGGGAGCCGCGGCACTCGAGCGCGCCGCGACGGCAGCGGATCCCGAGCGCGAGCCGACGGTCCACCCGCTCGAGTCGATCGATCGGCTCCGGGAACTGGCTCCCGACGCCGACTGCGTCGTCGTCCGCGAGCGCGACGCGAACGGGACGGAACCGCGGCTCAGCCGGAGCCTGCTGGAGATCGCCTCGGCCTGCGGCGCGACGCCGCTGGTACTGTTTACCGACGCGTCGTACGCCTCGTCAGTCACGCGCTCGGCCGAGGGCATCGACGGCTACGTCCGCCAAGGAACCGAGGACGCCGTCGTCCACCTCGCGGACGAGATCGACAGGGTCTGCCACAGCGAGTCGATCGACGACGAGCCCGAACCCGAGGCGGACGACGCGTCGTCGGCCGACGGCTACGACGACGACGCGGTCCAGGAATTACTCGAGGAGCACGGGCGGAATCGCGACGTCCTCGAGGCGGTCGACGAGGAACCACTCGCGACCGACGAAACCGGTAGCGACGACGAGTCCGGCGAGACCGACGCCTCGTCGGCGGATTCGGAACCCGAGCGAGAACCCGAGCGAGACGAGGGCGAAGACGACGAACCTGTCGATGAAGCGGCGGAAACGGATCGAGAGACGGAGACGAAAACGGAGTCCGAACCGGAACCGGAAGCGGCAACCGAATCGGACTCGAACGCTGCTCGGAAAGCGAAAGCAGGGACGGACCCGAATACGGAGCCGAACTCGGAACCTGAGACGGGTTCGGATGGGGAGCAGAAAGCGGAAGCCGAGACGGATCCGGGTCCGGATCCGGCGGCGAAGCCACGGACGAAGGCGGACCCGAACCAGAAAGCGCAGACGGACTCGCGGTCGACTCCGACCGGGAACGACGCAACGGAAACGGCGACAGCGATCCTCGAGACGGCCGCCACCCTCGTCACCTGTCACGATCGGGAACGGCTGTTCGAACTGCTCGTCGACGGCGCCGTCGAGATCCTCGGGTACGAGTACTGCTGGCTCTCGACGGTCCACTTCGGCGAGCTCGTCCCGCGAGCTACCGCGCCGGCGGTTCCCGCCGACCGCCTCGAGTCGACGCCGGTCGACGGACCGCTCGGGGAGGCGTTCCGAACGGGTGCGTCGACGCGGATCGACGAGCTCGACGGCCGCGCGGAGATCGAGCCGCCGTTCGCGGGCGTTCGCTCGCTGTGTAGCGTCCCCGTCAGCGACTTCGGCGTGCTCCGCGTGGCCGCCGCCGAGGCGAACGCTTTCGACGAGAACGACGTCGTCCTCCTCGAGCGGCTCTGCCGGACCGCTGCGGCGGTCCTCGAGCGCAACTGGCACGAGATGGGCGTCGTCAACGATCGCAACCGACTCGAGCGCGAAGTCGATCGCCTCGAGCGCGAACGCGACCAGTACGCCGCCGGCACGGAGCGGCTGGCGAACGAGCGCGATCGGCTCGCGGCCGAGCGGGATCAACTGCTCGCGCTCGTCGAGGACGTCAACAAGCCGACGCTGCGCTACGAAATCGTCGACGGCGAGCCGGTCATCCGGGACGTCAACGCCGCCGTCAAGACGGTCTTCGGCGACGACCCGGCGGCGCTCGACGGCACGCCCGTCGACGAGTACGTCGTCCCGCAGGGCCTCGAGGAGCGCGCGGCGACGCTCACCGAGGCGCTGCAGGCGGACGAGCAGCGCCAACTGCTGGACCGCCGCGAGACCGTCGACGGCGTGCGGGATTTCATGCTGACCGTCGTCCCCCTCGAGCGGGCGGCCGCCGCCGACGGGGCCGCTCGCGACGGGTCGGACCACGCGGGACTGCTCGTCTACGAGGACATCACCGAGGACAAGCGCCGCGAACTCGAGCTCGCGGCCGCCACGGAACGGCTCGAGCGCGTCGCGAGCCTGCTCGACGAGGACGTCGAGAACCCGCTGCAGGTCGCACACAGCTACCTCGAGCTCGCCGCCAAGAGCGGGAAGAACGAGCACTTCGACGCGATCGCGGACGCTCACGGGAAACTCGACGACCGGCTCGCGGCCATCGAGGACGTCGCAACGTGGGACGACGCCGCCGACACCGAGCCCGTCGCCCTCCACGACGTCGCCAGACACGCCTGGACCGGTATCGAGACCGGCGAGGCGCGGCTGGTGACCGAGGACGACCTCATCCTCGAGGCGAACAGGGACCGCCTGCACGAACTGTTCGAGTTCGTGGTCCGGTCCGCGCTCGAGATCGATTCGGACGGCGACGACGCCGCCGCACCCGTAACCGTCACCGTCGGCGCGACCGACGACGGGTTCTACGTCGCCGGCGACAGGCCGGCAGCTAGCGGGACCGACGACGGCCGGCAGGAGGCGCCGACCCCCGGTCGGTTGACCGCCTCGGACGGCGCCGGGCTCCAACTCGAGTTGGTCGAGCAGGTCGCCGACGAGCACGGCTGGGACGTCGGGGTCGCCGAGGACGAGGACGGGACGGCCTTCGCGTTCCGCGGCGTCGACGCGATCAGCGTGAACCGGGACCGGGTCTGA
- the alaS gene encoding alanine--tRNA ligase produces the protein MSELADEYRLEYFEEEGFVRKECPECGSHFWTRDESRETCGEPPCADYEFIGSPGFEEEFTLEEMREAFLSYFEDHGHERIDPYPVAANRWRDDVLLTQASIYDFQPLVTSGETPPPANPLTVSQPCIRMQDIDNVGKTGRHTMAFEMMAHHAFNSREDAEADYAYEGEVYWKDHTVELCDGLLEELGADITDVTYIEDPWVGGGNAGPAIEVIYRGLEVATLVFMCMEQDPDGEYELKDGNTYSFMDTYIVDTGYGLERWTWMSQGTPTVYEAIYPEMIDFLKDNAGLSYTDEESEIVSRAARLSGQLDIDDVDDVEAARGDIAAEIGVSVDELRDLVEPLEDIYAIADHCRTLAYMLGDGIVPSNVGTGYLARMVLRRTKRLCDNAGVDAPLDELVDMQAERLDYENRDTIRDIVRTEVEKYRETLERGGRRVETLAEEYAKKGEPIPTEELIELYDSHGIQPDMVVEIAEDAGAEVDVPDDFYSLVAQRHDTPEGVEAAAESESDERFADLPETEKLYYDDQQRTQFEAVVLDVFEREDGYDVVLDQTMFYPEGGGQPADTGTLSTDDTTVEVEDVQIEDGVILHRTDANPGKGEFVNGQVDGGRRRQLMRHHTATHIVIHSARKVLGEHIRQAGAQKGVDSSRIDLRHYDRISREDVKEIERVANDIVMDNTQVTQEWPDRHDAESEHGFDLYQGGIPPGEQIRLIHVDTDVQACGGTHVARTGDIGSIKILNTERVQDGVERITFAAGEAALEATQQKEDALYAAADVLDVSPEEVPETAERFFEEWKDRGKQIEDLKEQLAEARAGGGGDAEEVDVGEATAVIDRLDADMDELRATANAISEEGKIAVLGSGASGAQFVVSVPDGVGVNAGEVVGELAAKVGGGGGGPADFAQGGGPNVDELDEALEDAPDVLRQVLDA, from the coding sequence ATGAGCGAACTGGCGGACGAGTACCGCCTCGAGTACTTCGAGGAGGAAGGGTTCGTGCGAAAGGAGTGTCCCGAGTGCGGGTCGCACTTCTGGACGCGCGACGAGAGCCGGGAGACCTGCGGGGAACCGCCCTGCGCCGACTACGAGTTTATCGGCTCGCCCGGCTTCGAGGAGGAGTTCACCCTCGAGGAGATGCGCGAGGCCTTCCTTTCGTACTTCGAGGACCACGGCCACGAACGAATCGATCCCTACCCCGTCGCGGCCAACCGCTGGCGCGACGACGTCCTGTTGACCCAGGCGTCGATCTACGACTTCCAGCCGCTTGTCACGTCGGGCGAGACCCCGCCGCCGGCCAACCCGCTGACGGTGTCCCAGCCCTGCATCCGGATGCAGGACATCGACAACGTCGGCAAGACCGGCCGGCACACGATGGCCTTCGAGATGATGGCCCACCACGCGTTCAACAGCCGCGAGGACGCCGAGGCCGACTACGCCTACGAGGGCGAAGTCTACTGGAAGGACCACACCGTCGAACTCTGCGACGGGCTGCTCGAGGAACTCGGGGCGGACATCACCGACGTCACCTACATCGAGGACCCGTGGGTCGGCGGCGGCAACGCCGGACCCGCCATCGAGGTCATCTACCGCGGCCTCGAGGTCGCCACGCTGGTCTTCATGTGCATGGAGCAGGACCCCGACGGCGAGTACGAACTCAAGGACGGGAACACCTACTCGTTCATGGACACGTACATCGTCGACACGGGCTACGGCCTCGAGCGCTGGACCTGGATGAGCCAGGGCACGCCGACGGTCTACGAGGCGATCTACCCCGAGATGATCGACTTCCTCAAGGACAACGCCGGACTCTCCTACACCGACGAGGAAAGCGAGATCGTCTCCCGCGCGGCCCGCCTCTCCGGCCAACTGGACATCGACGACGTCGACGACGTCGAGGCCGCCCGCGGCGACATCGCGGCCGAAATCGGCGTCTCCGTCGACGAACTACGGGATCTCGTCGAGCCGCTCGAGGACATCTACGCCATCGCCGACCACTGCCGCACCCTCGCGTACATGCTCGGGGACGGCATCGTCCCCTCGAACGTCGGGACGGGCTACCTCGCGCGGATGGTCCTCCGACGTACCAAGCGCCTCTGTGACAACGCCGGCGTCGACGCGCCGCTGGACGAACTCGTCGACATGCAGGCCGAGCGCCTGGACTACGAGAACCGCGACACGATCCGCGACATCGTCCGCACCGAGGTCGAGAAATATCGCGAGACGCTCGAGCGCGGCGGTCGCCGGGTCGAGACCCTCGCCGAGGAGTACGCCAAGAAGGGCGAGCCGATCCCGACCGAGGAACTGATCGAGCTCTACGACTCCCACGGCATTCAGCCGGACATGGTCGTCGAGATCGCCGAAGACGCCGGCGCCGAGGTCGACGTCCCCGACGACTTCTACAGCCTCGTCGCGCAGCGCCACGACACCCCCGAGGGCGTCGAGGCGGCCGCCGAGAGCGAGTCCGACGAGCGCTTCGCGGACCTCCCCGAGACGGAGAAGCTCTACTACGACGACCAGCAGCGCACCCAGTTCGAGGCCGTCGTGCTGGACGTCTTCGAACGCGAGGACGGCTACGACGTCGTGCTCGACCAGACGATGTTCTACCCCGAAGGCGGCGGTCAGCCGGCCGACACCGGGACGCTCTCGACCGACGACACGACCGTCGAGGTCGAGGACGTTCAGATCGAGGACGGCGTCATCCTCCACCGCACCGACGCGAACCCCGGCAAGGGCGAGTTCGTCAACGGCCAGGTCGACGGCGGCCGCCGCCGGCAGTTGATGCGCCACCACACGGCGACCCACATCGTCATCCACTCCGCCCGCAAAGTGCTCGGCGAGCACATCCGCCAGGCCGGCGCCCAGAAGGGCGTCGACTCTTCGCGCATCGACCTGCGCCACTACGACCGCATCTCCCGCGAGGACGTCAAGGAGATCGAGCGCGTCGCCAACGACATCGTGATGGACAACACCCAGGTCACCCAGGAGTGGCCCGACCGCCACGACGCCGAGTCCGAGCACGGCTTCGACCTCTACCAGGGCGGCATCCCGCCGGGCGAACAGATCCGCCTGATCCACGTCGACACGGACGTCCAGGCCTGCGGCGGCACCCACGTCGCCCGCACCGGCGACATCGGCTCGATCAAGATCTTAAACACCGAGCGCGTCCAGGACGGCGTCGAACGCATCACCTTCGCCGCCGGCGAGGCCGCCCTCGAGGCGACCCAGCAAAAAGAGGACGCCCTCTACGCGGCCGCCGACGTCCTCGACGTCTCGCCCGAGGAGGTCCCCGAGACCGCCGAGCGGTTCTTCGAGGAGTGGAAGGACCGCGGCAAGCAGATCGAGGACCTCAAGGAACAGCTCGCCGAGGCCCGCGCCGGCGGCGGTGGCGACGCCGAAGAGGTCGACGTCGGCGAGGCGACGGCCGTGATCGACCGCCTCGACGCCGACATGGACGAACTCCGCGCCACGGCCAACGCCATCAGCGAGGAGGGCAAGATCGCCGTCCTCGGCAGCGGTGCCAGCGGCGCCCAGTTCGTCGTCTCGGTGCCCGACGGCGTCGGCGTCAACGCCGGCGAAGTCGTCGGCGAACTCGCCGCCAAGGTCGGCGGCGGCGGGGGCGGTCCGGCTGACTTCGCGCAGGGCGGCGGTCCCAACGTCGACGAGCTAGACGAGGCGCTCGAGGACGCGCCGGACGTGCTGCGGCAGGTACTGGACGCCTAA
- a CDS encoding bactofilin family protein, with the protein MTRTQLRTSLFAVLIALVVCVGLVPGAVAAQTQVQDAQTGGTVVVEEGETVDNLEAFAGTVVVDGTVTGDVEAVAGSIRINGDVGGNVEATGGSVTIAGTVDGSVEAATGSLEIAEGATIGGDLSGGAGSVAIDGTIDGSAELGADTIRLGDEAAIGGDLRYGGDLEGNTDAVAGTIEQDSSLGTGGDFAPSIPFGSWLVAGYTLALNLVLGAVLLGLFPRFSDGVADRVGRTPLRSGLVGLGVLVGFPVLLIALAITIVGIPLSIVGAFAFAFVLWIGVVYGWFAVAAQALSAADVENRWLALVVGLLVGTLISQIPYVGGLISLLVFLLGLGAFAYGLYSHRKAVGGGRQEPQRGVPEGPAAD; encoded by the coding sequence ATGACACGAACGCAACTGCGAACGAGCCTGTTCGCCGTACTAATCGCCCTCGTGGTGTGCGTCGGGCTGGTGCCGGGGGCAGTCGCCGCACAGACGCAGGTACAGGACGCCCAGACCGGCGGTACGGTCGTCGTCGAGGAGGGCGAAACGGTCGACAACCTCGAGGCGTTCGCGGGGACCGTCGTCGTCGACGGCACCGTGACGGGGGACGTGGAAGCCGTCGCGGGCAGTATCCGCATCAACGGCGACGTCGGCGGGAACGTCGAGGCGACCGGCGGCAGCGTCACCATCGCGGGTACCGTCGACGGAAGCGTCGAGGCGGCGACCGGGAGCCTCGAGATCGCCGAGGGCGCGACGATCGGCGGCGATCTCTCGGGCGGCGCCGGCAGCGTCGCGATCGACGGGACGATCGACGGCAGCGCGGAACTCGGCGCCGACACGATCCGACTCGGCGACGAAGCCGCGATCGGGGGCGACCTGCGCTACGGCGGCGACCTCGAGGGCAACACCGACGCGGTCGCGGGGACGATCGAGCAGGACTCGTCGCTGGGAACGGGCGGCGACTTCGCGCCCTCGATCCCGTTCGGTTCGTGGCTGGTCGCGGGCTACACGCTCGCGCTGAATCTGGTGCTCGGCGCCGTGCTGCTCGGCCTGTTCCCGCGGTTCTCCGACGGCGTCGCGGATCGGGTCGGACGGACGCCGTTGCGCTCGGGGCTCGTCGGCCTCGGCGTCTTGGTCGGCTTCCCGGTCCTCCTGATCGCGCTCGCGATCACGATCGTCGGCATCCCGCTGTCGATCGTCGGCGCGTTCGCGTTCGCCTTCGTCCTCTGGATCGGCGTCGTCTACGGCTGGTTCGCCGTCGCCGCGCAGGCACTCTCGGCGGCCGACGTCGAGAACCGGTGGCTCGCGCTCGTCGTCGGCCTGCTCGTCGGCACGCTCATCTCCCAGATTCCCTACGTCGGCGGGCTAATCAGCCTGCTCGTCTTCCTGCTCGGGCTGGGTGCGTTCGCCTACGGGCTGTACAGCCACCGGAAAGCGGTCGGCGGGGGGCGCCAGGAACCCCAGCGCGGGGTTCCGGAGGGACCGGCGGCGGACTGA